A section of the Triticum aestivum cultivar Chinese Spring unplaced genomic scaffold, IWGSC CS RefSeq v2.1 scaffold21439-8, whole genome shotgun sequence genome encodes:
- the LOC123172162 gene encoding homeobox-leucine zipper protein HOX14 isoform X2 — protein MDNQQLFGSSYVDTPFFAANGTAQRESQPKARRRRRRAARCGGGDGNGWEMDGGGDPKKRRLTDEQAEMLELSFREERKLETGRKVYLAAELGLDPKQVAVWFQYRRARHKSKTLEQEFARLKHAHDAAILHKCHLENEVLRLKEKLRATAEEVQRLRSAAGIHADGGDSAGAVSVCGGSPRSSFSTGTCQQHPGFSGADVLGRDDDLMMCVPEWFFA, from the exons ATGGACAACCAGCAGCTCTTTGGTTCCTCCTACGTGGACACGCCTTTCTTCGCGGCCAATG GCACGGCGCAGCGGGAGAGCCAGCCGAAGgctcggcgcaggcggcggaggGCCGCGAGATGCGGCGGAGGGGATGGTAACGGCTGGGAGATGGACGGAGGAGGGGACCCCAAGAAGCGGCGGCTCACCGATGAGCAGGCGGAGATGCTGGAGCTGAGCTTCCGGGAGGAACGCAAGCTGGAGACCGGCCGGAAGGTGTATCTGGCCGCCGAGCTCGGGCTCGACCCCAAGCAGGTCGCCGTGTGGTTCCAGTACCGCCGGGCGCGCCACAAGAGCAAGACGCTCGAGCAGGAGTTCGCCAGGCTCAAGCACGCCCACGACGCAGCCATCCTCCACAAATGCCACCTCGAGAACGAG GTGCTGAGGCTGAAGGAGAAGCTGAGAGCGACTGCGGAGGAGGTGCAGCGCCTCAGGTCGGCAGCTGGGATCCACGCCGATGGCGGAGACTCCGCTGGCGCCGTTAGCGTGTGCGGCGGGAGCCCGCGCTCATCCTTCTCGACGGGAACCTGCCAGCAGCATCCGGGTTTCAGCGGGGCAGACGTGCTGGGGCGGGACGATGACCTGATGATGTGCGTCCCCGAGTGGTTTTTCGCATGA
- the LOC123172162 gene encoding homeobox-leucine zipper protein HOX14 isoform X1, whose protein sequence is MDNQQLFGSSYVDTPFFAANGTAQRESQPKARRRRRRAARCGGGDGNGWEMDGGGDPKKRRLTDEQAEMLELSFREERKLETGRKVYLAAELGLDPKQVAVWFQYRRARHKSKTLEQEFARLKHAHDAAILHKCHLENEVSLLIHTHTGVHTNSSSFLHKLTASQVLRLKEKLRATAEEVQRLRSAAGIHADGGDSAGAVSVCGGSPRSSFSTGTCQQHPGFSGADVLGRDDDLMMCVPEWFFA, encoded by the exons ATGGACAACCAGCAGCTCTTTGGTTCCTCCTACGTGGACACGCCTTTCTTCGCGGCCAATG GCACGGCGCAGCGGGAGAGCCAGCCGAAGgctcggcgcaggcggcggaggGCCGCGAGATGCGGCGGAGGGGATGGTAACGGCTGGGAGATGGACGGAGGAGGGGACCCCAAGAAGCGGCGGCTCACCGATGAGCAGGCGGAGATGCTGGAGCTGAGCTTCCGGGAGGAACGCAAGCTGGAGACCGGCCGGAAGGTGTATCTGGCCGCCGAGCTCGGGCTCGACCCCAAGCAGGTCGCCGTGTGGTTCCAGTACCGCCGGGCGCGCCACAAGAGCAAGACGCTCGAGCAGGAGTTCGCCAGGCTCAAGCACGCCCACGACGCAGCCATCCTCCACAAATGCCACCTCGAGAACGAGGTAAGCTTGCTCATACACACTCACACTGGCGTACATACAAATTCCTCTTCGTTCTTGCACAAGCTGACTGCCAGCCAGGTGCTGAGGCTGAAGGAGAAGCTGAGAGCGACTGCGGAGGAGGTGCAGCGCCTCAGGTCGGCAGCTGGGATCCACGCCGATGGCGGAGACTCCGCTGGCGCCGTTAGCGTGTGCGGCGGGAGCCCGCGCTCATCCTTCTCGACGGGAACCTGCCAGCAGCATCCGGGTTTCAGCGGGGCAGACGTGCTGGGGCGGGACGATGACCTGATGATGTGCGTCCCCGAGTGGTTTTTCGCATGA